TTTTGAAGTCCTCTTCAAAGCATGCACTGTACCTTGTGAAATGGAGTGCCAGTGCAATGATGAGAGCCAGAGAGGGTTTGGCGTGGATGCAAGATCTCTTTATTGTGAATCACTGCATCAGACCAATATAGTTCTgcctaaaaacaacacactaaGACATCATTGGGCTTTACATTATACGGTCAACAATGTCAACCTTAATTGTTAGAATTATTATCAACtcctgtattttattttcttagtcttatttctacatttaaatCTATGCATCTTATTCTActattgctgctgcttttttttaatattgttgttgaagaaaaaaaataatgatttccAATTACAGGCTGCAGAATGCCAATGTATATTAGTCTCctcaaattaataattaattttgattaCTGGCATTTATGAAAACGAAAATCATAATTTCAATAgtgcaaacattttcattataaaataataattaaaaaagcaCAATCAATCTTTACTCATTCTTCAATCATTTGGCAGATTAATAAAAAGGTTTCtatactttacatttttttgagcAAACACAGCTGTTACATTTTTGTAGTCCTACAATATACATTCATCAGATGACTGAAAAATAGTGGCGCGAATTGCATTGCAGGCTGTTCCCGCACAgtaaaagagcaaaaataaaagcgCCTGCTCAATCCGCATGATAAAACACAAGCTGGAGATATAAACTCTCTTATGTATCACAGTCACGACGTGTAAAGCGTCAAATTATATCACAAACCTGAATATAAAGAGCGATCACCTCACCATACTGATGAATTTAACTAAGCCGGAAACCTctaataaataaactaattCATGATGATTTCATTCATATATAGcttcaaaaacaaaaggcacTAATAACCCAAACCTCATCTCTACAGTACAACTCTATTTTGCGTAGAAACTCTCCAATCTGATTCTAGTTCATCTGGTGTGTTTTATAGAAGAAATGAAATCCGGTccactggagaaaaaaagatttaaatatgccaaatttaaatgttttattatcgGAACACATAAATACTTTAACGATTCTAAATCCACCTACTGTTTCCTATATGACTGAATATAGCTGactaaaaagcagcaaatagcGTCCAAGAAAAAGCAACGTAACGCAgtgaaaatgctgttttttcccccttcccTCCACATGCGTAGGTGTACTTCCGCTCCTCGATATACTACAACTACCTGTACTTTTTACTTGTATATAACACCCGGGGATGAATTTGTTTTCGATAAACTGGGAAACGGTGACGCATCGAACAGCGATTGGACATCTTGGTTTCAACTCCTCCCTTAtaataaagagtgtgtgtgtctccctgttgtaaaacacagcaacaccGGGCGTCTGCGTCAGGAGGGCACACTTCACTCTGCGCAATTACGCGGACTCCGAACTGGCACAGTGATCAGAGCAAAACCAAAAGGCTTTTTCCAGCTACTGAACCTCACGAGGTTGAAATGGACTTTTAATCAGGTCATCCTGATAAATTCGAGGACTTGCTTCGAGCACTTCAATGCAGTTTACGGTACAACTGCTGTGAATGTTGTGATCCGATTGTTACGCATGTGCTCTGAGCACAGCTTTTAATAATTGTCTTAtaaatagacattttttttctttttaaatagctttctttcttctctaaAATTGGCTCCCGTACAAACAGCCGCGTTGGATCCCTCGGCTTATTGCGAGACTCCGGTGTATAACCCGGATCTCTGCCCTAATATGATAGCCGCCCAGGCAAAATTGGTGTATCACCTCAACAAATACTACAACGAGAAATGTCAGTCTCGAAAAGCAGCCATCTCCAAGACCATCCGGGAGGTGTGCAAGGTGGTATCGGATGTCCTGAAGGAGGTCGAGGTGCAGGAGCCCCGCTTCATTAGCTCTCTCAGCGAGATGGATAATCGTTTCGAGGGACTGGAGGTCATTTCACCCACCGAGTTCGAGGTTGTGCTCTATCTGAATCAGATGGGAGTATTCAACTTTGTGGATGACGGATCTCTCCCGGGCTGCGCCGTGCTCAAGCTCAGCGACGGCCGCAAGAGAAGCATGTCTCTCTGGGTAGAATTCATCACAGCCTCCGGTTACCTCTCGGCGCGCAAGATCCGGTCGAGATTTCAGACACTGGTGGCGCAGGCAGTGGATAAATGCAGCTACAGAGATGTTGTCAAAATGGTCGCTGACACAAGTGAGGTGAAGTTGCGCATTAGAGACAGATATGTGGTGCAAATCACGCCGGCTTTCAAGTGCACTGGGATCTGGCCACGAAGCGCTGCGCACTGGCCTCTCCCTCACATCCCCTGGCCGGGACCTAACCGAGTGGCAGAAGTCAAAGCGGAAGGTTTCAAT
The Pempheris klunzingeri isolate RE-2024b chromosome 4, fPemKlu1.hap1, whole genome shotgun sequence genome window above contains:
- the mab21l1 gene encoding putative nucleotidyltransferase MAB21L1, whose product is MIAAQAKLVYHLNKYYNEKCQSRKAAISKTIREVCKVVSDVLKEVEVQEPRFISSLSEMDNRFEGLEVISPTEFEVVLYLNQMGVFNFVDDGSLPGCAVLKLSDGRKRSMSLWVEFITASGYLSARKIRSRFQTLVAQAVDKCSYRDVVKMVADTSEVKLRIRDRYVVQITPAFKCTGIWPRSAAHWPLPHIPWPGPNRVAEVKAEGFNLLSKECYSLNGKQSSAESDAWVLQFAEAENRLILGGCRKKCLSVLKTLRDRHLELPGQPLNNYHMKTLVSYECEKHPRESDWDENCLGDRLNGILLQLISCLQCRRCPHYFLPNLDLFQGKPHSALENAAKQTWRLAREILTNPKSLEKL